A stretch of Electrophorus electricus isolate fEleEle1 chromosome 3, fEleEle1.pri, whole genome shotgun sequence DNA encodes these proteins:
- the mybphb gene encoding myosin binding protein Hb — protein sequence MPAKSAPIKKSVKVAKKEEKAPAPEPAPEPTPEAPPAEAAPVEPATAEAAPPAEAPPAEAPKAPTPPPQAEPTSEPLELSVEDVNDTSVTIQWRPPATISSVGLDGYIVECCKEGTGDWKAINEELTVSCRYVIKNQTIGDRLNIRVVAVNAGGRSPPSTLPDAVLVREVVDRPKIRLPRFLRQRYVRKVGEKVNLVIPFSGKPQPVVTWTKDGQPVDTKRVNVRSTDKDSIFFIRGAERADSGVYEMCVKVDSFEDKVQITLQIIELPGPPASVKIVDCWGFNVALEWTEPRDNGNTTITGYTVQKAEKKTGDWFTVLEHYHRLNATVSDLIMGNTYSFRVFTENKCGISPEATVTKASATIQKTGIVYKPPEYKEHDFSEAPKFTTSMPDRCTTVGYSTKLLCSVRGFPKPRIQWMKNQMIIGDDPKYRQINNQGICSLEIRKPGNFDGGVYSCRAINELGEAIVTCKLEVKQPVTSDADKK from the exons ATGCCGGCAAAATCAGCCCCCATCAAGAAATCGGTCAAAGTGGCCAAGAAGGAGGAAAAAGCACCAGCACCGGAACCTGCACCAGAACCGACACCGGAGGCGCCCCCTGCAGAAGCCGCGCCAGTGGAACCAGCGACCGCCGAGGCAGCCCCTCCTGCTGAAGCCCCACCAGCAGAAGCACCCAAGGCACCAACACCCCCTCCTCAAGCAG AGCCCACCAGTGAGCCCCTGGAGCTGTCTGTTGAAGACGTCAATGACACGTCAGTCACTATCCAGTGGAGGCCACCTGCTACCATCAGTAGTGTGGGCTTGGATGGCTATATAGTGGAATGCTGCAAGGAAGGAA CTGGTGACTGGAAAGCTATTAATGAGGAGCTCACTGTGTCCTGCCGTTATGTCATTAAGAACCAGACCATTGGTGATCGTCTCAACATCAGAGTGGTGGCTGTGAATGCCGGCGGCCGTAGCCCACCCAGTACTTTGCCCGATGCTGTGTTGGTCAGAGAGGTTGTTG ATCGCCCCAAGATTCGACTGCCACGTTTCCTGAGGCAGCGTTATGTCAGGAAAGTTGGAGAGAAGGTCAACCTTGTTATCCCCTTCAGT GGCAAACCTCAGCCTGTGGTCACCTGGACAAAAGACGGGCAGCCAGTCGATACCAAGAGAGTGAATGTTCGTAGCACTGACAAGGACAGCATCTTCTTTATCCGTGGGGCAGAGAGAGCTGACTCTGGTGTCTACGAGATGTGCGTTAAAGTGGACAGCTTTGAGGACAAAGTCCAGATAACTCTGCAGATTATTG AATTGCCTGGTCCGCCAGCCAGTGTAAAGATTGTGGACTGCTGGGGTTTCAATGTTGCTCTGGAATGGACTGAGCCAAGAGATAATGGGAATACAACTATCACAGGATACACAGTCCAGAAAGCTGAGAAAAAGACCGGG GACTGGTTCACAGTGTTGGAGCACTATCACAGGCTGAATGCCACTGTCTCAGATCTCATCATGGGAAACACCTACAGCTTCAGGGTCTTTACTGAGAACAAGTGTGGTATCAGCCCAGAGGCCACTGTTACCAAGGCTTCTGCAACCATCCAAAAGACAG GCATTGTTTATAAGCCACCAGAGTACAAGGAACATGACTTCAGTGAGGCACCCAAGTTTACCACCTCCATGCCAGACCGCTGCACCACTGTGGGTTACTCCACAAAGCTGTTGTGCTCTGTCAGAGGTTTCCCCAAG CCCAGGATCCAGTGGATGAAGAACCAAATGATCATTGGTGATGACCCCAAGTACAGGCAGATCAATAACCAAGGCATATGCTCTTTGGAGATCCGCAAGCCAGGCAACTTTGATGGTGGCGTGTATTCCTGCAGGGCCATCAATGAGCTTGGAGAGGCTATTGTCACCTGCAAGCTGGAGGTCAAGC AGCCAGTGACTTCTGACGCTGATAAGAAATAA